In a genomic window of Aeromonas veronii:
- the smrA gene encoding DNA endonuclease SmrA, giving the protein MSHNDELSLFMNEVADVRPIRSDNIHPHAAKSAPTEAQLARRQAATAEQLALDHLTMEAIEMRDPHEIIGFKRDGVQEGVYKKLRLGKYELQASLDLHQKTLNEARQTLVQFIADCEVRDIRCLLILHGKGERSTPRALLKSYVSAWLPQLPAVMAIHSAERRHGGSGALYVLLRKSERKKAENRERHQKRLG; this is encoded by the coding sequence GTGTCTCATAACGACGAACTCTCGCTATTTATGAATGAAGTGGCCGACGTTCGGCCCATTCGCAGCGACAACATCCATCCCCATGCGGCCAAATCCGCCCCGACCGAGGCGCAGCTCGCTCGCCGTCAGGCTGCCACCGCCGAGCAACTCGCCCTCGACCACCTCACCATGGAGGCCATCGAGATGCGCGATCCGCACGAAATCATCGGCTTCAAGCGTGATGGGGTGCAGGAGGGGGTCTACAAGAAGCTGCGGCTCGGCAAATACGAGCTGCAAGCCAGCCTGGACTTGCACCAGAAAACCCTCAATGAGGCGCGCCAGACGCTGGTGCAGTTCATTGCGGATTGTGAAGTCCGGGATATCCGCTGCCTGCTTATCCTGCACGGCAAGGGGGAGCGCAGCACCCCGCGTGCCCTGCTGAAAAGCTATGTGAGCGCCTGGTTGCCGCAACTGCCCGCCGTCATGGCGATCCACAGTGCCGAGCGTCGCCACGGCGGCAGCGGTGCCCTCTATGTGCTGCTGCGCAAAAGCGAACGCAAAAAAGCGGAAAACCGCGAGCGGCACCAGAAGCGGCTCGGCTAA
- a CDS encoding DUF3149 domain-containing protein — protein MDFWLDLMFGNSVGLMSMLVIIGTFLLISSYAAYFIYKVMHSQPPHSQQPHSQQPKEGK, from the coding sequence ATGGACTTTTGGCTGGACCTGATGTTTGGCAACAGCGTGGGATTGATGTCGATGCTGGTGATTATCGGCACCTTCTTGCTCATCAGCTCTTACGCGGCCTACTTCATCTACAAGGTGATGCACTCGCAACCGCCTCATTCACAGCAACCCCATTCTCAACAGCCCAAAGAGGGAAAATAA
- a CDS encoding TraB/GumN family protein, with amino-acid sequence MRFHRTLFAFLLCLLLPLHAFADPAFYRVSKGNQQHWLLGSIHAGKPALYPLPEPVERAWLQSRALVMEVDMNSITPDQWQQTGSLTRLVDGKQLKDHLPAELYQRTLMAGARYGIDEVTLATLRPWFAAITLTQAAMARSDFKTELGIDQHFATRAAKEGKPVVGFETLLEQLGYLASVGDKQTLMLASTLDELPMLESGFAAVMKAWQQGDEATLINLLKEEMAPPPLQSWMEQTLLAERNHNWLKKWSTLPNESFIVVGALHLYGEQGLLALLEQQGWRITPLTTPGPVQAR; translated from the coding sequence ATGAGATTTCATCGCACCCTCTTTGCCTTCCTGCTCTGCCTGCTGTTACCGCTGCACGCCTTTGCCGATCCCGCCTTCTATCGGGTGAGCAAGGGCAACCAGCAACACTGGCTGCTGGGCTCTATCCATGCGGGCAAGCCAGCCCTCTATCCTCTGCCCGAGCCGGTCGAGCGCGCCTGGCTGCAGAGCCGCGCACTGGTGATGGAGGTGGACATGAACAGCATCACGCCGGATCAGTGGCAACAGACCGGCTCCCTCACCCGGCTGGTGGATGGCAAACAGCTCAAGGATCATCTGCCTGCCGAGCTCTATCAACGCACCCTGATGGCGGGCGCCCGCTATGGCATCGACGAGGTTACCCTCGCCACCCTGCGCCCCTGGTTTGCCGCCATTACCCTGACCCAGGCCGCCATGGCCCGCTCCGACTTCAAGACTGAACTCGGGATAGACCAGCACTTTGCCACCCGGGCCGCCAAAGAGGGCAAGCCGGTAGTGGGCTTTGAAACCCTGCTGGAGCAGCTCGGTTATCTGGCCAGCGTGGGTGACAAGCAAACCCTGATGCTCGCCAGCACCCTGGATGAGCTGCCGATGCTGGAGAGCGGTTTCGCCGCCGTGATGAAGGCGTGGCAGCAGGGGGATGAGGCGACGCTGATCAATCTGCTCAAGGAGGAGATGGCTCCCCCCCCGTTGCAAAGCTGGATGGAGCAGACTCTGCTGGCCGAGCGCAACCATAACTGGCTGAAAAAATGGTCCACCCTGCCCAACGAGAGCTTTATCGTGGTAGGCGCCCTGCACCTTTACGGCGAACAGGGGTTGTTGGCGTTGCTGGAGCAGCAAGGGTGGCGCATTACCCCGCTCACCACACCGGGCCCTGTGCAGGCTCGGTAG